In Marinilabiliales bacterium, the genomic window ATAAATAGTCATGAGCCTGTCTTCAATAAGCATAAAAAGACCTGTGCTGGCATCGGTATTCACCATCCTGATAATACTGTTCGGGGCAATAGGTATGACTTTTCTTGGGGTCCGGGAATTTCCCAGTGTAGACCCTCCCATTATCAATGTAAGGGCATCTTACCCGGGAGCCAACTCCGATGTTATCGAAACTCAGATTACGGAACCCCTGGAACAGTCCATTAACGCCGTGCCGGGCATCAGGTCCCTTACCAGCGTCAGCCGGCAGGGCAGCAGTAATATCACTGTCGAGTTCGAGCTAAGTGTCGATATGGAAACTGCTGCAAATGATGTACGTGACAAGGTAGCCCAGGCGCAGAGACTCCTTCCAAGAGATGCTGATCCGCCTATTGTCTCCAAGGCAGATGCAGACGCAAGCCCTATAATGCTTATCACTGTCATGAGTGCAGAAAGATCATTGCTTCAGTTGTCAGAAATTGCTGATCTGACAATAAAAGAGCAGTTGCAGACAATTGACGGAGTAAGTGCCGTGATGATATGGGGTGAAAAAAGGTATGCAATGAGGTTATGGCTGGATCCCGCCAAGCTTGCAGGCTACGGACTCACTCCCCTCGATGTCAGGAATGCGATTGCCCGCGAAAATGTTGAGCTTCCGGCCGGGAGGATTGAAGGTAATACTACTGAGTTGTCAATCAGGACTCTCGGACTAATGACGACCCCCAGGGAGTTCAATGATATGATCGTTTACCAGTCCGGCGACCAGATAGTGCGGTTTTCAGATGTCGGAAGGGCCGAACTTGGTCCCGAAGATATCAGGGGAATTATGAAAAGAAACGGCATTCCCTCAATTGCAACGGTCATAATACCGCAACCGGGGTCAAATCATATTGATATTGCCGACGAGGTGTACAGAAGACTTGCAATGATGGAAAGGGACCTACCCGATGATGTTGTGGTTGAGATAGGTTTTGACAACACCGAATTTATACGGTCATCAATTGCTGAAGTGCGGAATACCATATTTATTGCGTTTTTCCTTGTTGTAGTGGTGATATTTTTCTTTCTCAGGGACTGGCGTACCACGCTGATACCCATACTGGTTATCCCGGTGTCTCTTATAGGATCATTCTTTATTATGTACCTGGCGGGGTTCACCATCAATGTGCTGACACTTTTGGCTATAGTTCTTGCGATCGGTCTTGTGGTTGATGATGCCATTGTAATGATGGAGAATATTTACGTCAAGATAGAAAAGGGCATGGCCCCTGTGCAGGCAGGGCTTGAAGGATCAAAAGAGATATTTTTTGCCATCGTTGCAACCACCATTACGCTTATTGCAGTGTTCTTTCCGATAGTTTTCATGGAGGGTATGACGGGAAGGCTTTTCCGCGAATTCAGTATTGTAATTGCAGGAGCCGTCGCAATATCATCGTTTGCTGCACTCTCTTTCACCCCGATGCTGGCAACCAAGATTCTTAAACCCAGGAAAAAGAAACATGGCTGGTTCTACCAGAAAACCGAGACGTTCTTTATACATCTCAATAACTCCTACAGGAATTCACTTGAGAAATTTCTTGCAAGACGGGCATATACTTTTGCAATCATAGGGGGAGCACTGGTCCTTATTGTTCTCTTCTGGTCAGTCATCCCTGCCGAGATGGCACCTCTTGAGGACCGCTCAAGGATAAGTATGAATGTCTCTACCCCTGAAGGGGCTACGTATGAATTTGCCTACGATTATATAGAAGATCTCGCAGCAATGGTTAGTGAGGTTGTGGATGAAGATGAAATAGAGGCAATACAGGCTATGACCAGGGGCAGCGGAGGTTTTGTCTGGATTGTGCTGGTCCCGGCTTCAGAGCGCAGCCGTTCACAGATGCAGATAGCAGCTCAAATTTCAGCTGAAGCCAGGAATCATACCAGGGCTATGGCCAGGGTAATGCAGCAATCCACTTTCGGTGGCAGGCGGGCCGGAATGCCTATACAGTACGTTCTGCAGGCCACAAATATTGAGAACCTGAGGGAGGTTCTGCCGGAATTCATGGACCGGGTTAATGAAAGCCCCGCATTTCAGATGGCTGATGTAAATCTGAAATTCACCAGGCCTGAATTGAGAATCCATATAAACAGGGAAAAGGCAGCACTGATGGGGGTCTCTACGCAAAATATCGGCCAGACCCTGCAACTTGCATTGAGCGGGCAAAGATTCGGATATTTTTTTATGAATGGCAAGCAATATCAGATCCTGGGTGAAATGGAAAGAGACAACCGCAACAAACCCCTTGATATTAAGTCGCTTTATGTGAGGAACAACACTGGTGAAATGGTTCAGCTTGACAATCTTGTCACCCTTGAGGAGCAGACTGCCCCACCCCAGCTTTTCCGTTATAACAGGTTCGTATCAGCAACAGTCTCTGCAGGTCTGGCTGATGGATGGGCGATTGGCCAGGGACTGGAAGAGATGGACCGCATAGCAACAGAAGTTCTGGATGATACTTTCCGTACCGCGCTTGCTGGAGATTCCAAAGATTTCAGTGAAAGTGCATCCAGCCTGATGTTTGCCTTTCTCCTGGCCCTGGTCCTGATATTCCTTGTGCTGTCGGCCCAGTTTGAAAGTTTCAAAGACCCGCTTATAGTTATGATGACAGTGCCGCTGGCGCTAACCGGAGCTCTGTTTTTCATGTGGTATTTCAACATTACCCTTAACATATTCAGTCAGATCGGCATCATTATGCTGATAGGCCTGGTATCCAAAAACGGTATACTGCTGGTAGAATTTGCCAACCAGAGAAAGCGTGCCGGAATGAACAAAATGGAGGCAATCAAGTTTGCCGCAGCTGCAAGGTTCAGGCCGATCCTCATGGTGAGCATATCGACCATACTGGGTATATTGCCGCTTACATTCGGATTCGGTGAAGGAGCACAGAGCCGCATAGCGATGGGTGTGGCTGTTATCGGGGGACTGGTTGTTGCGACGTTTCTCACCCTTTATGTAGTTCCCGCAATCTATACATATGTATCAAGCGAAACAAAGAAACAGGAAAATGAGGTTACATCAACTGCTGCTGCTTAGTATTGTTTTTGTTTTCAATACTGGCATTTCATGGGGTCAGGAATACAGTCTGAGCGAATTTATTACCACAGGTATGGAGAATAATTTCTCACTGCAGATTGCACGCAACCGCCAGGAAATATCAGAAAACAACTTTACTCCGGGCAATGCAGGATTTTTCCCTGTACTTGATCTCAGTACAAGACAATCAGGAAATATCAACAGCAACTGGCAGTCCTTTGCAGACGGCAGCTCTGCCTCAAACCAAGGGATTCACAATACAACCACCAATGCCGGACTCAACCTGGGATGGAACCTTTTCAGCGGTTTCCGGGTAAGGACTACCTATAACAGACTGGAAGAGCTGAAGTCCCAGGGGGAACTAAGCACAAAGCTTGCTGTTGAGCGGTTTGTTGCGCTGACTGCCACTGAATATTATAACTTCATACAGCAGGCAAGGCAGCTTAATAACCTGACATATGCAGTATCTCTGTCAAAAGAGCGGTACAGGATCGACGAAGAGAGATATTTGATAGGTTCGGGGTCACGCCTGCAGATGCTTCAGTCCCGTGTTTTTCTCAATGCCGACAGTTCAAGGTTGTCACGTCAGTACGAAGTGCTCAGGGCCTCACAGATCAGGCTTAATGAGCTAATAGGCGCAGAAGACTTTGATTACCTGTTGGGAGTAAAAGATACCATGATAATAGTTGACAGGGGACTTGATTATGATCTTTTGTATGAAAGGATGCTTGAACAGAACACCAACCTTCTTATGGCGGCAAGCAACCAGGTTGTATCTGAATATGACAAAGAGATCATCGCCTCCCGCACATATCCTTATGTGAACTTCAACACCGGATACGGTTACACATTCAACACCTTCCAGTCCGGCAACCTCGATCATCAGCACACACTGGGTTTAAGTTACGGCCTTACTGTTGGCATAAACATCTTTGACGGATTTAACAGGCGCCGGGAGATAAGCAATGCGATGATTGAAATACAAAACCGTCAGCTATCCTTTAACCAGGTATTGCAGGAGGCTAAAGCTGACCTGATGACTATTTACAGGGCCTATGAAAACAACCTGAGGCTGCTGGAGATGGAATACCAGAATCTTGAAACAGCCCGGGAGAACATGGATATAGCTTTTGAACGTTACAGGCTTGGAGTGCTTTCGGGAATCGAGCTCAGGGAAGTCCAGAAAAGCCTTCTTGAAGCAGAAGAGCGCCTTCTTTCGATTCAGTACCAGACCAAGCTTGCAGAAATATCCCTGCTTCAGATATCGGGAAGGATAATGGAATACCTGTAACAGGTTTACACCTCCTTAAGAAGCTTGTTCTCCTGACATTTCTCAAGAGTATTGTTGAATGCATCCATGATACCCTTCAGCTTTTCAATCTCTTCACTTTTTCGGGCTATCAGCAC contains:
- a CDS encoding efflux RND transporter permease subunit, whose product is MSLSSISIKRPVLASVFTILIILFGAIGMTFLGVREFPSVDPPIINVRASYPGANSDVIETQITEPLEQSINAVPGIRSLTSVSRQGSSNITVEFELSVDMETAANDVRDKVAQAQRLLPRDADPPIVSKADADASPIMLITVMSAERSLLQLSEIADLTIKEQLQTIDGVSAVMIWGEKRYAMRLWLDPAKLAGYGLTPLDVRNAIARENVELPAGRIEGNTTELSIRTLGLMTTPREFNDMIVYQSGDQIVRFSDVGRAELGPEDIRGIMKRNGIPSIATVIIPQPGSNHIDIADEVYRRLAMMERDLPDDVVVEIGFDNTEFIRSSIAEVRNTIFIAFFLVVVVIFFFLRDWRTTLIPILVIPVSLIGSFFIMYLAGFTINVLTLLAIVLAIGLVVDDAIVMMENIYVKIEKGMAPVQAGLEGSKEIFFAIVATTITLIAVFFPIVFMEGMTGRLFREFSIVIAGAVAISSFAALSFTPMLATKILKPRKKKHGWFYQKTETFFIHLNNSYRNSLEKFLARRAYTFAIIGGALVLIVLFWSVIPAEMAPLEDRSRISMNVSTPEGATYEFAYDYIEDLAAMVSEVVDEDEIEAIQAMTRGSGGFVWIVLVPASERSRSQMQIAAQISAEARNHTRAMARVMQQSTFGGRRAGMPIQYVLQATNIENLREVLPEFMDRVNESPAFQMADVNLKFTRPELRIHINREKAALMGVSTQNIGQTLQLALSGQRFGYFFMNGKQYQILGEMERDNRNKPLDIKSLYVRNNTGEMVQLDNLVTLEEQTAPPQLFRYNRFVSATVSAGLADGWAIGQGLEEMDRIATEVLDDTFRTALAGDSKDFSESASSLMFAFLLALVLIFLVLSAQFESFKDPLIVMMTVPLALTGALFFMWYFNITLNIFSQIGIIMLIGLVSKNGILLVEFANQRKRAGMNKMEAIKFAAAARFRPILMVSISTILGILPLTFGFGEGAQSRIAMGVAVIGGLVVATFLTLYVVPAIYTYVSSETKKQENEVTSTAAA
- a CDS encoding TolC family protein, which gives rise to MYQAKQRNRKMRLHQLLLLSIVFVFNTGISWGQEYSLSEFITTGMENNFSLQIARNRQEISENNFTPGNAGFFPVLDLSTRQSGNINSNWQSFADGSSASNQGIHNTTTNAGLNLGWNLFSGFRVRTTYNRLEELKSQGELSTKLAVERFVALTATEYYNFIQQARQLNNLTYAVSLSKERYRIDEERYLIGSGSRLQMLQSRVFLNADSSRLSRQYEVLRASQIRLNELIGAEDFDYLLGVKDTMIIVDRGLDYDLLYERMLEQNTNLLMAASNQVVSEYDKEIIASRTYPYVNFNTGYGYTFNTFQSGNLDHQHTLGLSYGLTVGINIFDGFNRRREISNAMIEIQNRQLSFNQVLQEAKADLMTIYRAYENNLRLLEMEYQNLETARENMDIAFERYRLGVLSGIELREVQKSLLEAEERLLSIQYQTKLAEISLLQISGRIMEYL